One genomic segment of Odocoileus virginianus isolate 20LAN1187 ecotype Illinois chromosome 33, Ovbor_1.2, whole genome shotgun sequence includes these proteins:
- the PAPOLB gene encoding poly(A) polymerase beta: MMPFPVTTLGPQRTPPPPKHYGISSPISLAPPRETDCILTQKLIETLKPFGVFEEEEELQRRILILEKLNNLVKEWIREISESKSLPQAVIENVGGKIFTFGSYRLGVHTKGADIDALCVAPRHVDRSDFFTSFYDKLKLHEEVKDLRAVEEAFVPVIKLCFDGIEIDILFARLALQTIPEDLDLRDDSLLKNLDIRCIRSLNGCRVTDEILHLVPNIDNFRLTLRAIKLWAKCHNIYSNILGFLGGVSWAMLVARTCQLYPNAIASTLVRKFFLVFSEWEWPNPVLLKEPEERNLNLPVWDPRVNPSDRYHLMPIITPAYPQQNSTYNVSVSTRMVMIEEFKQGLAITHEILLSKAEWSKLFEAPSFFQKYKHYIVLLASAPTEKQHLEWVGLVESKIRILVGSLEKNEFITLAHVNPQSFPAPKESPDKEEFRTMWVIGLVLKKPENSEVLSIDLTYDIQSFTDTVYRQAINSKMFEMDMKIAAMHLKRKELHQLLPNHVLQKKKTLSTEGVRLTALDDGSLDLSVDGENSTPVSSLPAASKTGRVTGSTQGRNSPAPAAAAASVTGVQFPEVSSQQANPSDSPGGLPSESIPQTASQPAVPPAPKPTVTRVVSSARLVSHPPRPSGSAAASIANPIVGV; encoded by the coding sequence ATGATGCCGTTTCCGGTGACCACCCTGGGACCACAGCGGACCCCGCCGCCGCCCAAGCACTACGGCATCTCTTCCCCCATCAGTTTAGCACCCCCCAGGGAGACTGACTGCATACTTACCCAGAAATTAATTGAAACTCTGAAGCCCTTCGGGGTTtttgaagaggaagaggaactgCAGCGCAGGATTTTAATTTTGGAGAAATTAAATAATCTGGTAAAGGAATGGATACGAGAAATCAGTGAAAGCAAGAGTCTTCCACAAGCTGTAATTGAAAATGTTGGAGGGAAAATCTTTACATTTGGTTCTTACAGGTTAGGGGTGCATACGAAAGGTGCAGATATCGATGCGTTGTGCGTGGCACCGAGACACGTTGATCGAAGCGACTTTTTCACCTCCTTCTATGATAAATTGAAACTACATGAAGAAGTAAAGGATTTAAGGGCTGTTGAGGAGGCATTTGTACCGGTTATCAAACTGTGTTTCGATGGGATAGAGATTGATATTTTGTTTGCAAGATTAGCACTGCAGACTATTCCTGAAGATTTGGACCTAAGAGATGACAGTCTGCTTAAAAACTTAGATATAAGATGCATAAGAAGCCTTAATGGTTGCCGGGTAACTGATGAGATTTTACATCTAGTACCAAACATTGACAACTTCAGATTAACTCTGAGAGCCATCAAGCTGTGGGCCAAATGTCACAATATTTATTCCAATATACTAGGTTTCCTCGGGGGTGTTTCCTGGGCGATGCTAGTAGCAAGAACTTGCCAGCTTTATCCAAATGCCATAGCATCAACTCTTGTCCGTAAATTTTTCTTGGTGTTTTCTGAGTGGGAATGGCCAAATCCAGTGCTACTGAAAGAGCCGGAAGAACGGAATCTGAATTTGCCTGTTTGGGACCCAAGAGTAAATCCCAGTGataggtaccatctcatgcccaTAATTACACCAGCATACCCGCAGCAGAACTCGACATACAACGTGTCTGTTTCAACGCGGATGGTCATGATTGAGGAGTTTAAGCAAGGGCTTGCTATCACACATGAGATTTTGCTGAGTAAGGCAGAGTGGTCCAAACTTTTTGAAGCACCCAGCTTCTTCCAGAAGTACAAACATTATATTGTGCTTCTGGCAAGTGCGCCAACAGAGAAACAACATCTAGAGTGGGTGGGCTTGGTGGAATCAAAAATCCGAATCCTGGTTGGAAGCTTGGAGAAGAATGAATTTATTACACTGGCTCATGTGAATCCTCAGTCGTTTCCAGCACCCAAGGAGAGTCCTGACAAGGAAGAATTTCGTACAATGTGGGTGATTGGGTTAGTGTTAAAAAAGCCAGAAAACTCTGAAGTTCTCAGTATTGACCTCACCTATGATATCCAGTCTTTCACAGACACTGTGTATAGGCAAGCGATAAATAGTAAAATGTTTGAGATGGACATGAAAATTGCTGcaatgcatttgaaaagaaaggaaCTTCATCAACTACTGCCTAATCATGtgcttcagaaaaagaaaacactttcgACAGAAGGTGTCAGATTGACAGCCTTGGATGACGGCAGCCTTGACTTGTCTGTCGACGGTGAGAACAGCACGCCTGTGTCATCACTTCCTGCCGCTTCGAAGACTGGCCGAGTGACTGGCAGCACTCAAGGCAGAAACAGTCCTGCCCCGGCTGCGGCGGCAGCATCTGTGACTGGTGTACAGTTTCCTGAAGTTTCCTCTCAGCAAGCAAATCCCAGTGACAGCCCTGGGGGCCTGCCCAGTGAAAGCATCCCTCAGACCGCTTCACAGCCAGCTGTTCCTCCGGCACCGAAGCCCACGGTCACCAGAGTTGTTTCCTCGGCACGGCTGGTCAGCCATCCACCCAGGCCTTCTGGGAGCGCAGCAGCAAGCATAGCAAATCCTATCGTAGGAGTCTAG